The Vicinamibacterales bacterium genome contains the following window.
TGTCATCGTCCATCGCGGGGAGGTCGTCGTGGATCAGGGAATAGGTGTGTATCATCTCGAGCGCACTCGCGGCTGGCAACGCCAACTCGAGGGCCTCCGCGATCGAGGTGCCGGCGTCGGGTCGTTGGAGGGCGCGGTTCGCGCCAATCGCCTCGGCAGATGCCAGGACCAGAATGGGCCTGAAGCGCTTGCCGCCGGCGAGCAGACTGTAGCGCATTGCGCTGCTGATGACGGCCGGGCACTCGGGCGGCGCGGGCAGGTACCGCTCGAGGGCCTGATCCACGCGCTCGCGGTGGGCGCGCAGGTACTCCTTCAGAGGGACGGTGGCGAGCGTCACCGGGCTCTCTCCTTGCCGAGAGGATCTGGCCCCGTGGACGGCCGGCCGGGGTCATCCGCCACCGCCGAGAGCGATCCCGGCGCGGGAGACAATTCGCCGCGTTCGTCGAGGATCTCGATCCGCCGCTCCGCTTCTTCGAGCCGCGTGTGGCAGAAGCGGGAGAGTTGCACGCCCCGCTCGTACATCTCGAGCGATTTCTCGAGGGCGAGGTCCCCTTCCTCGAGTCGCTTCACGATGCTCTCCAGTTCGGTGAGGGCCGCCTCGAAGTCCTTGATCGTCGATTCCATCTTGAAATCACTCCGGGCGGGCTCCAGGCCCGTCCCTACTCCGATTTGCGCTCGACCCGGCAGCCAAGTTCGCCGCGATGGAG
Protein-coding sequences here:
- a CDS encoding exodeoxyribonuclease VII small subunit translates to MESTIKDFEAALTELESIVKRLEEGDLALEKSLEMYERGVQLSRFCHTRLEEAERRIEILDERGELSPAPGSLSAVADDPGRPSTGPDPLGKERAR